AAAGGAATCATACACCCAGTCCTTTTGATTGAAGACAGTTTCAATCACTACTGCCTCATCTCCTGCATTTCCACTTTGGGTTCCACATTAGTTAAAGCTTTGAATATTCATGGGTATCCTGCTTTATGCCCAAGTCCCCACTGCCATACTCAAGTAAATATGATTGGACCAAAGAACTTCATTCTGATCTCTTAGACTGTGGGACCAATATAACTGTGCTAACAGCATGCTATTATTAGTGGCTAGTTGGTAAACAGCTCTTTGCAAGATTAATAGATCATTATATCTGGTGCCAGTTCTGATATGCCCATCTACACTGAACCAAGCTTGATCTCCTGTTTTAGTAAGAAACAGAAGCATGGATGTGCCAGGCCACGATATTAACATTTGTGGTGGTATACAGTTCATGTGCTGATGATCCACTGCCCCTGGATGGCCAGGTTTGGATTATAAGATCTGGACTTTCTTCAGTGTACTAAGGGGACCAGACTATGCCCTCTCCTTTGTTTCTTCAGCATCTTATGCAGACTGAGTCTGGCAGCATCTCCTCCAAGATTTGACCAGTGGTACCACTGAACCACTTGATGAACATCAAAATCACAACCTAATGCAGTTTTGTTCCTTTGATTTCCTCAACATGGAAGAATACTTTTTATATGGCAGCCACTCTGCCACTAAAATAGGTCATTCATAATTTCATACATAGTGCCAGATCACCTTAACTACCATGCAAAAACAACTGTCTTCCTGATTCCCCTCCTAAACAGCCCAGCTCCATTTTCATTTTCTAAAAGAAAAATCCACCATCCAATTAAGTCATTGCCCTTAGCTAGTGTTGTGGGTATCTGCAGTACCATTATAAGGAAAAGGTACAATGAAgattaattggttaactatatattcAACAAAGGAAGCTCATTCTACATTTGCAATTACATTAGGCACCGCGTGAAAAATAAGTCATTCCAATTTCATAAACTGCTGCAGTAGCCAGTTTAAGTTAATTACCAAAAAAAGCTACCAATGCCACTTTTCATTCCTACTAACCCTTCGTTTTTATTCCTCCCCATTCTTAGGATGTGGTGCTTCTTGGCAAGGCTGCCATTTATTAAAATGGCATTTAATAGCCAACTCTCCGGTTATGGGAGTAGTATTCACGATGTTATTTGACTAATGCCAAAGAGATTTTATGCTTCATCTGCTTTTCTGGGCATATTTATCACACCATAAATGACCACTTTTATATTGATAAGTTGAAATGAGAAAAAAATACTATAATGAATACATATATGCATTAGGGAAGCAGTAACTAGACGAGTTCCACAGAGGGCAATCCTACATCCACCTCTGTCCACTCATATGAGAGCCACTGTTACATATGCATTTATAAAGTACACTGCTATAATTGTGTAGAAAGTATCCAGGCAGCTTATGTATAATGTCCATCCCAAATGTGTGCCATGATGATTAAAGAAAAGACATCAAAACAATTCCTATAACTGACAGAGGTCTGACACTTTCCATTTATTGGCAATTACATTGACAATTAGCTTATTGACATATGAACCAGGAGTGAAGCCTTTTCATGCTTGAATCACAAGCTATGTACATACACAAATATCAGTATGGGAGTAAAAAAAACAGATGAAATTTGTTTTAGACATCAGTTGGGAAGACGGAAGACAAAATCAAAATAAGCACCTTTAATAAAGTATATTGTTTGCTTATATTAAAAGAGGATCAGCTTAGtgctaaaatgtttttttttttttgagaaagACAAAAATACAGCACAGACACCTTGGTGAAGAACATGCAAAACTTCAGGATAAGTGTACAAACTGCCTGTTAGCATCTGTACATGTTCAGCAAGTTAGAGCAACGTCAGCTGTTGCTAGTTTGATAATGACCTCACACAGAATTACAAGTTTATTGTAGGTTTCCCCACTCTTGGCAATTTACAACACAGGGATGGGAGGGGGTACCGATTGGTTTGCCCTGCTTTAAGGTGCAATCAAACCATCTTGGTATGCCAGCCTTTTACATGTTTCTATGTAgcggatattttttttaaaaataaaatcacacTTAGCATCAGACAGTGGTGAATCagatattactttttaaaaaaggaaaagttACTAATGGAACTGAGTGCAATAGCAATTTTGCTATTAAAAACAAACAGCTTAAAGAAAGCCAATAAGTATTTTACACTCAACATCTGAAGTACAACTGCCCTCTCTTCCACGTAGAAAAGAATCGATAGTGAAAAAATAGGATGGTTTcggaacaaacaaaaaaaaaaaaaaaaaaaattgcttctGTAGAACTTCAGCGATCCAGTCTTCAAGTAGAACCATTCCAGTTTATTTTAAAGGCCACTGTTAAGCTTTTATCCATTTCAGTGCAATACAAAAGAAAAAAAGCCTTTTTGGGCAACTAAAGCAAGTTTACTGCTACATACACAAGATAAAGTCCATGCAGCTGTTTAGCCATTAAAGGGACTGTGGCTCCAGCCGTCAGTGCATTAGTTCATTTTTATCCCCTTCTTTTTAGCCAGACTTGAATAGAAGAATTGCAACCTGACCCAGGTAAAAATAGATGAAATGTTTTGTCTCATGTGTGACGTAACTACCGAAGTTTCTGCCAACAATGCAGTGCCATGTTGGATTGTATTTCTTGTCAAACTCCTGTCAAGAGAAAGAAAACAAAGTGACAAGATATCAAAAaaaagacaaccccccccccccccaggttacaAATATAGCTCAATCCTGTGGTACAAAATCTGCAGTAAAAGCTTACAGGTAATGGTGTGGAGAATGGTATGGAGAAGGCAATAGTGAAGTCATTGTAATCCCAGATAGTCAGACTGCTTTCCccttggggggtggtggggtggggtgtgaagagctgactggtggtgcattaaccagagggtcaccaacacctcagacgaggggcaaggtgaaagcaggccttcatgaataacctccagccagtacaggaatagaacccacactgttggcctcgctctgtgtcacgaaccagttgtccagccaactgagctaaacagtcCTCCTGTTGAAATAGTGGGGCAAGCAGGCTGCAATTGCCCACAACATTCCAGATTGATTTCATGGAAAAGCTGAAATCCAGCAGATATGGAATTCtcaggaggaaaaaaaaaaaatcaaccttgGGTATATTTATTTTTATTGGTCCAATTCAGTCAGGTTTGAAATTTAACAACACCTTGGATGACATGTAGACATGTTTTAAAGGATTTGAGAAAAAGGACAAAAACAGGAGAGAATATGCAGCCAACATTGTGAAGTCCCCTTCCCTCCCCAAATCAATCATTCTGGGCACCCATCCCTCCTATATTTAATACATTTAAGACACATGCTCCAAGCATCACAATATTTTAATGTACCAAAACTAAGAAAGGTGTGCCGTGTCCCTTAAAAGGCAGACAGCCACTGATAACAACATTGTGAATCTAGTCACTTGGGTGCCAAACCTCACTCAGATGTTGACATATACAAAAATAAAACAACTTGTAAAAGCCCAGACAAGGAGAGAATCTTCCACGTTGCAGGAGTCAAGTCCGACTTGTTACTTCTGATCTTTTTATGGTTGAACGTCAGTTTCAAGACCGGCTTGTTGAATAAATGCAATAAAAtaaaacatgggggggggggggtaatggagagCACCAGGTGTTGCATTATAAACCAAACCAATGGGAAGACAATTAGACACTGGTACTCCATCCTCCGACAGCTTTAGCAGCCTTTATACTTGAACCTCTTATGCTTAAGTGAACAGCAAAATATACCTTTTTGATAAAGGCAGCAATGTCCTTTTCGATGTTGTATTTCTCCATCGCTTGTGTTGCACAGTCTACCGCGTCTTGTTGCATATCTTCCGACATGTCAGCATTTTTGATCACAGCCTTCCTATCGGACATCGTGCCTGCCTTCCAAAAAAAGAGAAAGACAAGAAAAAAAAATCGTCGTGCTCACATTGAGGAAAAAAAAAACGATGCACCATACAGTGTTAATCTTCCAACGCACTGAAGAAGCCAAACAAACGCACACACGTCTAGGGGGAGACACACACTTGACCACGGCTGAACTTCCAACATTAACCCTGGGATTGAGACATGCCGCCCAGCCCCGCGCGCACGCATATCATTCCAAACTTCCCGCTTTTTAAAGAGAAACTCAACGCTCAGCTGGCACGGATGGAACTCATTCATTGGGGATTTACAGCGCCCTCTGCTCATTATTCACGCTAGAGAGAACCTCCatttggaagaggaggagggggaaaaAGAAATCCACAACTGGCCAggaaaacattgttttgtttcggggtgttttttttttggggggggggggggaattaagttCTGAGGACtgcttttacaaaaaaaaaaacccagcaTTAGCAGACAAGGTTATTGCATTTTTACGCTCGTGTCTCAAATGCAGATTTTCATAAACATATTTGGGAGAACAGGAAATgcacacaaggaggaggagggggggggggttgagttgaagaaaaaaaaaaacactttggatattagaaagaaaaaaaaaaggccaGAAAATACATGAAGGCACTGCATTTCAGAGTTACTTGCAATAAATAATCCTCGCGGGCCCAGGGTCATCATTATCTCCAGAAATAACACAGGTCAAAAAAAGAAAATAGGTGCACGTTCGATTAGACGGAATCCTTGAGAGATTAGACTATCGGATTGGAAGATGGAGCTCGCTCATCTCTGCGGAGAAACCAAATCTCACCCCTCCAATAATAATAGCAAAGACAAACCCCCAAATGATTCAAATTTCAGTCACcgtcgcacgcccccccccccctcccaaccatccACTTCAAAATCAACGAAACCAGCAGTTTGTACCAATGAATTCAACTCCTAGATTTATACTACGCACCCCAcatacacaccaccccccccccccccaaacacaaaaaAATCGCAGTTTCACGCAAAACTAAAACAGGTTTCCACTAATTAAAACGGCTTGTCAGCACATAATATACAATTTCTATACCCCCCCCCCGAAGCTGCAGCAAATACGTGCATTAGCAGTAACACCTTGGAAAAGCTGTCTTTTTAAAAGAGCGTAGGTCATTTTAAAGTAACCCCCAAAATACCGTGATATTGCTAAATAGAACAGAAATTCTCCCCAAAAAAGCACCAAGCATGAAGCTAACGGATATACATGCCTTGCGGGACGTGATCTCACCTTCTCGATGTTAATCTACCAATCGCTCCAGCAAAGCTTTTTtttcctcttccccccaccccctcttgcgtgtctgtctccctctttaattttttttttttttcccccccgtaACCGCTTAGCTCCCCGATGTGATCCTCTGTTTTGTGTCGCCCCTCCCCTCACAGCCTTCCTGAAATACCGCCCCGTCCCTCCGCAATGGCTGGGCTGCCGGCCGCCTCCATTGGCTCAAAGCAGcctgcgctctccctctctgcaATTTCCCCTTGCCTGACTATTCCTGCATCCTATTTCATCCCACAATGCAATGTGagcaagggggtgggggagagaacctCATGAAATTGACTCGCCAGTGttaagacagacacacagaaaatgaCATCTCTGCAACAACACACACAGAAAAATTGACATCCCAGAAACAAGACcctgagagaaactgacatcccagcaacaacacacagAGAAAAACTGACATCAcagcaacaacacacacccagagagagaaactgacatcccagcaacaacacacagagagagaaactgacatcccagcaacaacacacacccagagagaaactgacatcccagcaaccacacccagagagaaactgacatcccagcaacaacacacacccagagagagagactgacatcccagcagcaatacccagacagagaaactgacatcccagcaacaacacccagagagaaactgacctcCCAGCAACAACATCCAGAGAGAAACTGATATCCCCAAAACACCCAgaaagaaactgacatcccagcaacaacacacacccagagagagagactgacatctcagcaacaacacccagagagaaactgacatcccagcaacaacacctggagagaaactgacatcccagcaacaacacccagagagaaactgacatcccagcaacaacacccagaaagaaactgacatcccagcaacaacacccagagagaaattgACCTCCCAGCaacacacccagagagaaactgacatcccaggaacaacacccagagagaaactgacatctcaGCAACAACACTCACCCagacagagaaactgacatcccagcaacaacacccagacagagaaactgacatctcagcaacaacacccagagagaaactgacatcccagcaacaacacctagagagaaactgacatctcagccacaacacctagagagaaactgacattccagcaacaacacccagagtgaaactgacatcccagcaacaacacccagagagaaactgacatcccagcaacaacacctagaGATAAACTGACAACCCAGCAACAACACCGAGAGAGAAACTGACGtaaagcaacaacacccagagtgaaactgacatcccagcaacaacacacacccagagagagaccgacatcccagcaacaacacccagagagagaaactgacatctcaGCAACAATACCTAGAGAGAAACTGACGTAAAGCAACAACAGACACGCAGAGGGAAACTGACATCTCAGCAACAACACCTAGAGAGAAACTAACATtctagcaacaacacccagagagaaactgaccttCCAGCAACAACACCCGGATTTAAACTGACATAccagcaacaacacacacccagagagaatggacatcccagcaacaacacccagagagagaaactgacatcccagcaacaacatccaggcagaaactgacatcccagcaacaacacacacccagagagagaccgacatcccagcaacaacacccagagagagaaactgacatctcaGCAACAATACCTAGAGAGAAACTGACGTAAAGCAACAACAGACACGCAGAGGGAAACTGACAtctcagcaacaacacccagagagtacggacatcccagcaacaacacccagagagagaaactgacatcccagcaacaacacccagcgagaaactgacatcccagcaacacacccagaaagaaactgacatcccagcaacaacacccagaaagaaactgacatcccagcaacaacacctagagagaaactgacatcccagcaacaacacctagagagaaactgacatctcaGCAACAACAACCAGAGAGAAAATGACATCAcagcaacaacacacacccagagagaaaaAACGACATCCCAGTAACAacacagagagaaactgacatcccagcgacAACACCTAGAGAGAAACTGACAACCCAGCAACAGCacctagagagaaactgacatAAAGCAACAACACCCGGagtgaaactgacatcccagcaacaacacccagagagaaactgacatcccagcaacaacacctagagagaaactgacatcccagcaacaacaaccAGAGAGAAACTGACCTACCAGCAACAACATCCAGAGAAAAACTGATATCCCAGAAACAACACTCAgaaagaaactgacatcccagcaacaacacatacccagagagagagactgacatctcagcaacaacacccagagagaaactgacatcccagcaacaacaccgagaaagaaactgacatcccagcaacaacacccagagagaaattgACCTCCCAGCaacacacccagagagaaactgacatcccagcaacacacccaaagagaaactgacatcccaggaacaacacccagagagaaactgacatctcaGCAACAACACTCACCCagacagagaaactgacatcccagcaacaacacccagactgagaaactgacatctcagcaacaacacccagagagaaactgacatcccagcaacaacacctagagagaaactgacatctcagcaacaacacctagagagaaactgacattccagcaacaacacccagagtgaaactgacatcccagcaacaacacccagagagaaactgacatcccagcaacaacacctagaGAGAAACTGACGTAAAGCAACAACACCCGGAGTGAAACTGACATTccagcaacaacacacacccagagagagaccgacatcccagcaacaacacccagagagagaaactgacatctcaGCAACAATACCTAGAGAGAAACTGACGTAAAGCAACAACTGACACGCAGAGGGAAACTAACATCTCAGCAACAACACCTAGAGAGAAACTAACATTCaaacaacaacacccagagagaaactgacctcccagcaacaacacccggaGTGAAACTGACATAccagcaacaacacacacccagagagaacggacatcccagcaacaacacccagagagagaaactgacatcccagcaacaacacccagaaagaaactgacatcccagcagcaaaacccagagagagaaactgacttcccagcaacaacacccagaaagaaactgacatcccagcatcaacacccagagagaaactgacaacccagcaacaacacccagagagagaaacggacatcccagcaacaacacccagcgagaaactgacatcccagcaacaacacccagagagaaactgacgtaAAGCAACaatacacacccagagagagactgacatcccagcagcaacacccaaagagagaaactgacatcccagcaacaacacccagaaagaaactgacatcccagcaacaacacccagagagagagactgacatcccagcagcaacacccaaagagagaaactgacatcccagcaacaacacccagagagagaaacggacatcccagcaacaacacctggagagaaactgacatcccagcaacaacacccagagagaaactgacatcccagcaacaacacccagaaagaaactgacatcccagcaacaacacccagagagaaattgACCTCCCAGCaacacacccagagagaaactgacatcccaggaacaacacccagagagaaactgacatctcaGCAACAACACTCACCCagacagagaaactgacatcccagcaagaacacccagacagagaaactgacatcccagtaacaacacagagagaaactgacatcccagcgacAACACCTAGAGAGAAACTGACAACCCAGCAACAGAacctagagagaaactgacatAAAGCAACAACACCCGGagtgaaactgacatcccagcaacaacacccagagagaaactgacatcccagcaacaacacctagagagaaactgacaacccagcaacaacacacacccagagagagaccgacatcccagcaacaacatccAGAGAGAAACTGATATCCCAGAAACAACACTCAgaaagaaactgacatcccagcaacaacacatacccagagagagagactgacatctcagcaacaacacccagagagaaactgacatcccagcaacaacacccagagagaaactgacatcccagcaacaacacccagagagaaattgACCTCCCAgcaacacacccagagagagaccgacatcccagcaacaacacccagtgagagaaactgacatcccagcaacaacacccagaaagaatctgacatcccagcagcaacacccagagagagaaactgacatcccagtaaCAACACAGAgaaagagaaactgacatcccagcaacacacccagagagaaactgacatcacagcaacaacacccagagagagaaactgacatctcagcaacaacacccagagagaaaatgACATCAcagcaacaacacacacccagagagaaaaAACGACATCCCAGTAACAacacagagagaaactgacatcccagcgacAACACCTAGagtgaaactgacatcccagcaacaacacccagagagaaactgacatcccaggaacaacacccagagagaaactgacatctcaGCAACAACACTCACCCagacagagaaactgacatcccagcaacaacacccagacagagaaactgacatctcagcaacaacacccagagagaaactgacatcccagcaacaacacctagagagaaactgacatctcagcaacaacacctagagagaaactgacattccagcaacaacacccagagtgaaactgacatcccagcaacaacacccagagagaaactgacatcccagcaacaacacctagaGAGAAACTGACGTAAAGCAACAACACCCGGAGTGAAACTGACATTccagcaacaacacacacccagagagagaccgacatcccagcaacaacacccagagagagaaactgacatctcaGCAACAATACCTAGAGAGAAACTGACGTAAAGCAACAACTGACACGCAGAGGGAAACTAACATCTCAGCAACAACACCTAGAGAGAAACTAACATTCaaacaacaacacccagagagaaactgacctcccagcaacaacacccggaGTGAAACTGACATAccagcaacaacacacacccagagagaacggacatcccagcaacaacacccagagagagaaactgacatcccagcaacaacacccagaaagaaactgacatcccagcagcaaaacccagagagagaaactgacttcccagcaacaacacccagaaagaaactgacatcccagcatcaacacccagagagaaactgacaacccagcaacaacacccagagagagaaacggacatcccagcaacaacacccagcgagaaactgacatcccagcaacaacacccagagagaaactgacgtaAAGCAACaatacacacccagagagagactgacatcccagcagcaacacccaaagagagaaactgacatcccagcaacaacacccagaaagaaactgacatcccagcaacaacacccagagagagagactgacatcccagcagcaacacccaaagagagaaactgacatcccagcaacaacacccagagagagaaacggacatcccagcaacaacacctggagagaaactgacatcccagcaacaacacccagagagaaactgacatcccagcaacaacacccagaaagaaactgacatcccagcaacaacacccagagagaaattgACCTCCCAGCaacacacccagagagaaactgacatcccaggaacaacac
The window above is part of the Scyliorhinus torazame isolate Kashiwa2021f chromosome 12, sScyTor2.1, whole genome shotgun sequence genome. Proteins encoded here:
- the dynll2b gene encoding dynein, light chain, LC8-type 2b, yielding MSDRKAVIKNADMSEDMQQDAVDCATQAMEKYNIEKDIAAFIKKEFDKKYNPTWHCIVGRNFGSYVTHETKHFIYFYLGQVAILLFKSG